Genomic DNA from Parasteatoda tepidariorum isolate YZ-2023 chromosome 3, CAS_Ptep_4.0, whole genome shotgun sequence:
GTAACACAAATTAAGGAGTGGTTCATCCGATTCAAAGATGGCCGCACATCAGCGGAGAGTGAGTAGCGTTGTGGCAGACCCCAAACAGCTCGGAGTGCAGATAATGTTGAGAGGTTGCGAAATTTGGTGATGGCAGATCGTCATTTGACAGTGTGGGAGATTGCAGAAGAGGTTGGAGTGAGTAGAAATTCTGCACAAGCAATTTTGCTTGAAGATTTGAACATGAACCGAGTAGCTGCGAAATTCATACCCAAGTTGTTGTGCCTGTAACAAAAAGACCTCCGTTTTGACGTTGCACAGGACCTTCTGGACACCGCCAACACTGATCCTGGGTTTCTGAATACCGTGAGAACTGGAGATGAGTCATGTGTGTACGGGTAGGACCTAGAAACAAAAAGACAGTCGTCGCAATGGAAGCATCCCGATTCTCCAAAGCCGAAGAAAGCGCAGCAGGTGCGAAGCAAAATCAAGGTGATGCTGACTGTTTTCTTTGATGTCCGTGGAATTGTGCATCGCGAATACGCACATTAAGGACAAACAGTGACAAAGGAGTACTATCAAGATGTTCTCCGGCGACTCCGTGAGGAAGTTCGGCGCAAAAGACCAGACTTGTGGAAGGCGAACAACTGGCACTTGCATCATGCAACGCCTCTGCACATTCATCTCGATTGATCCACACTTTCTTAGCCAAACACGGAATTACAACCATTCGCCAACCTCCCTACTTTTCCGACCTGGCTCCTTGCGACTTCTGGTTGTTACCAAAATTGAAGACGCCGCTGAAAGGATCCCGTTTTGAGAGTAAAGAAGAGATAATGCGGAACGCGACGACGGAGCTGAACACCATTCCAAAAGAAGACTTCCAGAGGCGTTTCCACCAGTCGAAGGATCGGTGGGCTAAGTGTGTGGAAGCACAAGGGGCCTACTTTGAAGGGGATTAGGGTCCCAACTCCAtcagatatttgaaatattttttctggccAAAGGTCTGATACTTTTCAGACAGACCtcgtattctggtagttttgagaatacttttttttttctcagtacataatttaaaattcaagctacaaagaaaaaaactctctgtcgaagtataaaaatttttagttaagaaGGGCATATGCATCGAACATTAAAGcctgcttatttttattaattatcttttaaatccTTTCTATATCGGCAATGAAACAGTTTTTGGTGTTTTGTATTCCCGCCTTTCTCTGCAGGgatttgtcaaaattattaatttaccatATCATTAATTAGTATACAAACCAAATCTAGCTGTATTTTGTGACCCTAAACAACAAACAAAGCTCATATCATATCCATATCTAATGATCATATCCCGCATCTCAATTTATGAGACTTACAACAAttcaatctaattttaatatttgaaaaccaGTTCAAGTTCATCGAGTTACTGCTATTATACTTCCCGCCAGGATAATATTATATCTCATTTAACCCTTAATTAACTGCgttttatttctagaaatagttatgtagataaaaaaaaattgctttcaaatacaaaacatttgaacaaaaaattatttcttgtaaaggttatatttaataataattattacttctCATTGCTTAAAATGTTGAAGACAAGAACATTAAGTAGAATGGCTTACGtcacattaaaaatacataattttaaatcataaattccAAAGCTCAAATAAAATCCATGCAATAATCCCCGATGAATAgatatttgattattatatcTTATAATCTGAAACTCTTATGTAtaagttaaattgttaaaaaaaagtaaaaatcattaaaactgattttttcttttaaatattctttcgtAAACAAGTTTTATGATTAGTGCAAACACGCAATTATTTTCACAGAGCAAAATCTTCACAAAAATCTTCACAaatcttcaaaagaaaaagaaaattaacattaccgTTCTACACTGCAAACcaattaaagacaaaaaaaactcAAAGATTTATgtgaagaaacaatttttttcaagttgctGCTTCTTGCAATTCAgctataaaaaagcaaaataataatgctaattaaGACTATACGAActtaagagtaataaaaaaaagcattacgtttcagaatttgaaacataatGCATTGACTTTCGTGacttattatacttattattatatttgattattattgttataaatttgacAAGGCAGGTAGATTCACTAGttgggatattttattttttgttttacaagtgttttttccttgtttagactcgaaaaaaaaacaataaatattttattttattgaatttggaGCACATATCAAGACAagcaataacaaaatttcaatttttaccatGAATATTTCGCAAAATTCTATTCATCccaaaaaaacttaatcaaaagctttaatattttcctacaatatatttgaatctaaaacttaaatttaaaaattaaactaaaaattcgtttttgttagtaaaatattattaatgttcCTACTTAACTCGacattttacaagaattttttacgATAACAATTTATTTGCTGAAGTATGCATCATATTTTAGTGAAAGTAGAATTTATAGCAGAGCTCAAGCGAGAATTCATGTATTCGAATCTGTATTcgttaatttggaaaaatttcgtcaattcttttaacatttttacccATACACTGTAAAGAATTTCGTATCAAATTACTggaaaaagtaccgacactctGAAGGCcgataatttattctaaatttcatatttaacgcCAActtttatggaacaaaaatctgatataccgataacttttacaataatatttcacTTAAACTCATTGAATAACTGTAATTAAGAACTTTTACTTAAGCCAGTACTTTTTcgccgtaatttgatccagaacttttttaaatattcttcgtttatattattttataatttatatttttgcaatcaAAGCGAGATAAACAGTATTCtttatgtgataaaaaatattccatctGAATGTTTATTCTTCACACGGGATGTGATAAGAAATAGTATAGAATGAAAGtaaagaataaacaaatcaGTACTGAGCAACACTGCGAAATCAcacacaaaactgaaaggcaaATACCTACACAATTAAAGAGCTGGATAGAAGAATCAGATACTTGAATTTTTTACGAGAATTAAAGaatcataaaataacaaaaaaaagttgtatcaATATAGGTAACAGAACTGGTTTTGCCTTCCCCTTAATCTTAACACAACTAATCCATAACAGTTTTTAGTAtgcttgcaaaaattttatttcaaattaggaagtggtaaataaattaaagcaaaaaattattagtctCACCTTCTAATAAATTGACCAACTTAGGATAGTCAAAATGTATCTCATCATGTAATTTTCTCTAGTTCATATCCCCATCAAGGGAGCGAAAGACACTGGTTTCAACTGTATCGGTATTAAAACTGCTGAGTATCGGTGCAGTTTTAAGAATCACCAAATATATCGatataatactttatattagtatatttggtgtTTATAGCAAAATCCTTCACCATTTGagtcttttttcaaaatatattaagcccgaaattttaaaaacaaatggaaTTAGTCGAAGACCTTGATTAGGACTTTGGAGCATGATCATTTATCTTACCCATATTTACTGTTGAAATACATATAAGTAGTAGTAGAAAACGTTCtgctaattctaaaatattaacgCTCTATCTTTGctacatttagaaaaatatttttcgtaactATGGAAAATCCATTgcataattcttattaaaactgaATCAATTGACATAGTACAAGTAGtacatattatcaaaataattaatgcgTAATCTGCGTTCAACGGTATTTTTAACCTTAAACCGCAAACCTTGCTTGTTAGCacgtagcttttttttatttaaattaatacatattaccaatattaattaatcattgaTATCACTAATAATatggtaaataataatattccttCATTGAATAAGTAACTAAGCAATTAACTCCATTTTCATTGCCTTTAGataggttattttttatttgaattactaCACATTATCAACTTTCATTAAGTATCATTGTTGGCAATAATagtattgcaatattttactgTTCTTCTAAACGAATCTTTACTCctttaattttgccttttagtacatagcttattaCATGAATGTGCATATGTTACCTAAATTTGTTAAGAATTGATTGGCGTCAATTATagtatggcatttttttttacgtttctccCAAGTGAATCGGTACTACTTACCCgttaattttgcctttaaattcaggactaattttttttcattataactaccatagatttaaattaattacttttagagAAACACGTTTTAAAGGAATTACTATGAAAAGAAGTTAAACACGTGGTATCTGACAAATTTggtaatatgaatttaatgatAACGATGCTACCACATAACGTTGATGagtgaatttatctgacacagtgaataaaaaataattaactattaaagtACGTGCAAAAACGCGTTTTGATCAAATAGGGCTCTGAGCAAACAAATATCACTGATGATAATGGCTATCGCTTAACCAATCTGAAAATTCCTTTACGTTTTTGCTCATCCCGCTGGAACGGATCatagaatgttctaatgtcgaCAGTGACCTTCCTCGTGCTTCAAACTATctaattaccaaatttcattactTTCGGTTGGATGTTTTAGGAGTCTATAAAAGATGCACAGACAGACAGTCAtgtatatatacagagagagagagagattttataaataaaacagaccAACTATATAGAAACATTCTGCTTGGTTTGAAAGTGACACTTTCCTTGTTCGATAAAATTGCTCAGTTGTGGCTTCAAAGTGTGATTCGCTTTTTAGTGAACATTAATTTACTATAGAATCTTATTATacagtagaaattttaaaaaaaagccagaaGTTgcatattgtaataataaaataatcaatgtgaatcaattataaaaatagatttaagataaatttatttaaaatatatataaattttttgtttaaaataaatttcatgcatacgaaattatttgaattataacattacattttgacataataattataacattaaatactGAGCAACCCAACAAGACTTCAAcagatttctaaaaacatttaaatttaaataaattaaaaaatttattaaaagttctattcaattcaaaatttttcgcaaaaattGCAGGgtttgcagaaaaaatattattatttactttttattgcgTAAAAAACATTAGGAATTTATCTCTAATCTTATGctttattttagtgaaaaatattctcGCAAACGACTTTTGAAAatgcatcaatttaaaaaaaaatcattattccaTATCTAAACAAATGGCTGCtttcaattgtaaaaataaaattacttttgaaatggATCAACAGACTAATCTTGAtcttgttttcttatttatctgtaaactattttattttcagcattacatttgattcattattgaaaatagaaagtatttacaaaaaaatatgtatttttttaactccatattcataaagaattttgtataaaaattttgaaaataataagtgtgacatttttaatgacaaatgaaacataaactctattaaaataaaatactttaatgaatacaataaaattggatgtttttttcaatatctagaTGCTTTGTCCTTCTGTGAAACTCATTCTTTTcttacttctttttcttttctgaaataaaaaaaatctaaaataaagacAATGAAATACcagcaataatatttatatttatatatatattagtttggTAGCTTAACGAAAATCACCAAGCTTTGACATCAATACTGTGTCAGGCAGTTATTTATTTGACCCGtctgttcttttatttttgttacatttgattccctcaaacaaaattaaaaaatagggaaaaagcataataagtaaaaaaaatcaaaataataagctaaataaaaagTACCCAATCCTTTGATGCAACTGGGACACCGGTGTctcgtttacatttttttttctgactctctaattccaaggtaatatatttttaaaaatatttttctaattacaaattttctaattaattaaaaaaaattaaaaaatctaattaaaaaaacagttaaatagttatttaaaaaatctgttcaaTTGTCGGAataatatttgtactaaaatataaaatccgaaTAAAAAAGATTGAATCATTTTTCTTGCATTCATATTCTATgctttatcaataattgattttgtaaattaaagaaatttcaataatgaataactatttcccttagatctaaataactgcaataaagtgcaaattttgaaaacttttattagataaaatatattttttaaataaaccgtGTTTGGAAgcttttacctttaacgcagagaAAAAAACCGATATATCATACTGtctaaccataaattattgaaatgctaaacataatatttttcatttatttcagcctaaattataaaaaataagttcaatgaAATTTCCGCGTCTAAGAActtaattaactatgttttaattacaacaaatattgaAGAGaactaaataacaattaataacaataatttatgtaCATTTTCTACACTGATCGTAAAATTAAAACGTTAAAACTCAGGAAATAATATACGTGAccattttgtaatatatttatctaGCATTATGAACtttgtacattattttattaattgtggctgaattattcaaatcatatttaacGTTTATTTAAAGTGTCATGTGTGTCGTTTAGTATACTGTAAATTATGCTTACAATTTCccttaaatagaaattttgtatAATGCTTAACCAATACAAAAGACCAGAATGTTTTCGTAAAATATGCCACTGAACTCAATCTCGTATAATTTGCAAGAGTAATTATCTGCTAAATTCCAGAAACGATTcttgtaaatttattcaaagtgCGTCTTTAGTTAGTTGTAATAGTTTCAATGGACAGCTAACTTAATTAAAAGACCTCATagacttgttttaaaatgaattagagtgattgaaaataataattcaattactCCATTTCATTCTGAaagatttaaaagattaaactaAACGAATGgggaaattttcaattaaaaacgaATAGAATAGTGTGCTTAAACTTAAACTAATTATAGCGATTTGAAGTTTCATTTAGATAAAATTGAAGCATATTaatttgattctgattttgaaaaGTCATAAAGAAGTtttcactgaaataaaattacaatgatggtcaaatataattatgacgATGTTATATCCaccaaaattacaaaatacttttaacgaaagaaaagtcatgctattttaaaaaactctgcTAAAAAGCAGCAAGAttagaataaaagaattaaagaattgAGCTATTCAAAATGAATACTTATGCAGCATGTTCTCTAAAGACCATCCTTAATATGCATCTTTAAATTCCTTGTCAACAATAAAACATCGCGGGTCCATgcacagaaaaatatatatatatatatatatgaaataacgGTGGAGCCACAccgatatttttttgttaattaagagTCAAAGCAGCATGATTAACGAGTCCAGTTTCggcataatcttttatttaaataaacgatGGTGAAATAGTATTTTCACCCCTCTCCAAGCTGGAGAGGGGAGACACATATCCTGTCTAAATAGACGTAGTTTCGTTAGGcattataaacaacaaaaagcCACGCAAAAATCATTGCTCTGCGTTTTATACGataattaaaaagtgtaaaaaggCCAGCCATATTGCCTTTTCTGTATTCTTACGcctcatcaaatttatttattactcatagaaaattgtttaatctttccttatatggaagtgaaagatcttaaaataacttctcttttgaaatataaatctaattattattcattggcatgtttAAGCCTtaaagtcccaaaatagaatttctacccttatcctttaccaaagatattttatgaaaaggaatgaagttttaatgctttcattaatgcaaaagtatttaatttttgtattacatatatatatatataataacatttttatttttaggacNNNNNNNNNNNNNNNNNNNNNNNNNNNNNNNNNNNNNNNNNNNNcatttttatatatatatatatatatatatcataataaataaataccaaagggacaaaaagaataagaaacacgaggaaaattaagaaaaacaataagttttaattactgctcataagctgcaagtaaatagaactcataaaataagttcaaaatgtagagaaaacttGGAAAAATTCACAGAACACTGAaaaaaggagaatttttatatatatatgtgtatcaCTTTTTTACACACAcaagcactttttttaatgaatttcgcagaattaacaataaaatgcggttttattatatgtgataaaattttatgaaagttgcaaaatttggtaatttcatcataataCCTTAGAAAATggcatgaaaacaatttattcggttaaatttacttttcagtttgtattttttactaaatgtgtgataatgagcactataatttacaaaatcagaattttcagtGAACCGTTAtaatattattggaaatattagtaaatggatgatttaaataccgtatattttggtttttaatacaCTGAATATTGGTTATGTCCACACCATATAGTGtggttaattttacaaattacttttctccatacacaattatttattttttgattttataatttcacttCACGAGAAGTCGATATTTTAGTCGAATGCAAGAGTTATCTGAGTTATTaccttaaaatagaaaatttttgcttaCCACAAGCTTTTTCACACTCATCTTTcgttgaaaagttatttttatttcctaggCACCCTCCATAGATAAATTTCTCACATTTTTGAGAACAACAATTGAAACCGTATCTAATAAAATAGGCCTTGCATGGTCCACTGTCTGTTGGCAAAGTGCAAGCATCTTCACCTGCGGAGcaaaatataatcatatttatgtttgcaatttaaacatttagttttaattttactgctCATATTTTCATGacagcactttttaaaaaaatatttcattatgaaACTTTTGCAGGTATTGAACtgtctgtaaaaataatttgttcgaAGTGgtcttaaatattgaaaaaataacttaaaaaatagttcaattaattatctttcaacAATGAAATTAGAATTTGAGTTAGAACTTGGTTTCGTTTTCTTCCCCGTTTTTAACTACTCAAAGCCGTTGGAGTTACAAAATATACGCAATgaacaagagaaataaaaaactattctgtgtcatattgtttttaatgttgttaTCGTTATAGAAGCCCATTTTACATTGAAGCCCATACAGAAGCCGTTATAGAAGCCCATTACTTTGTGAAAACATCACAAATAGTAAATTGTCTTATCTTCTTCCAGACTTTTTAAGCAAAGTTCTTAGCTTAAAAAAactggaatattaaaaaattaacataatgaaTAATACAGAGAATCATCTTCAAAATGATGAAACTAAAAAAcgaattaagattaaattttattttctccttttattgAACTATCCGGAACCATTACACTgacaaaaagtatggtcaagACTAAAGCTACCAAGAAAAGGctaaatttaccgtatttctggaTGTATAACACTAAAATGCATGATATTTTTCACCCAAgtgctttagtaatgatttttgtaaaattaacaacaaaatattgtttcataatctgtgttgtttgataattttatcatgatacctaagagcatggcataaaaatcatatatacggttaaatttactttttaattttgtatatattttgtatatattttctatatattttggtttcgttaccagaattatggtctgttttttttaaaagcagaaaagTTTCAACCACAcagttcagtaattttaaattgattttttaccaatttttttcgtGCAGAGTGAGTCacaaattatacataatattaaaaaaaattaaaaaatcattgaatatatttttacttgcatTTCTACTGTTTATTCAAAAGCATTTACGACTAATACTTTAACAATAGATGTCTAAAGTTTTCGTTGCCAAGAGAGACACGAGATACGCGTAGCAAGTCTTTTCTGtacttattttatgtaattctgaaatctacaaataaaataagtaatctataaaaaaatttagtatatttagttCTCATATAAGATAAAGGTGTCATACGAACCTTTAACACCATAAAGAGTAATTGAAAGAAGTACCAAAAGTAAAACGTTCATGTTTATGATCatgattattgaaaaagaataatagatCAGAAAGATGTGTCGCTTTTTATAAGACTTCAATTGAAACCACTCCGAGACTATCTTGTTATAGATACATTTTTGCCGATCATTCCTAATCAAGGTTGCTGcttccaatttattttatttcgttattttttatgattgttatttccttatttaattgagaaataaacGCAATAATGCAGCATCTTTTAGttataaacgaaaatatttctctcgagttaaaatttcaaataaacaatataaatattgatgatgTATATTcgtatctttatttttgtaacttgttcagaaaatactaattatttgaattaataaacaaatgaataaataatggtTGTGATAAAAATCCTACTTCATAtaacttaaagtaatttttagatgagaaaaaaaaatttagtgaggaaaattttataaatgcttccagtattttagaaaaataccaagatttatgattattagatagttaatattttaaaaaaaacaattgctatTTAACGGTATACAttgcaaactaatttttatatgttcaatgtgttaagaaaaatttgatttttcttaataattttatttgcatccTACTCTGAGAAGCAAACTATagaaaaattacagtactttatgatattaaaaatttttcgtatGATATCAGTTTCCGAATAAGTAGATTTTTGTTGCCATATTctaaaaaatcatgataaaattatcacatattgaactatattttggtattaag
This window encodes:
- the LOC107450857 gene encoding BPTI/Kunitz domain-containing protein-like, which translates into the protein MIINMNVLLLVLLSITLYGVKGEDACTLPTDSGPCKAYFIRYGFNCCSQKCEKFIYGGCLGNKNNFSTKDECEKACGPTRTHMTHLQFSRYSETQDQCWRCPEGPVQRQNGGLFVTGTTTWIYPCTYKNSFICQVFRISFLTMMRILLDSCLLLVFWHAYAESKEEVCSLPIEHGDCIVYLERYAYDSETGKCREFTYGGCNGNGNNFRTKEACEKACDTK